A single Dermacentor variabilis isolate Ectoservices chromosome 9, ASM5094787v1, whole genome shotgun sequence DNA region contains:
- the LOC142558297 gene encoding protein YkfC-like: MVGFRPSLSTQEVMLLMRRQIVDVVARDVRGILVLDIAKAFDTVKHRHVLDSVTRLNLGERFHAYVSSFLRDSKATIKLGQIKWDGYALGACGTPQGAVLSPLLFNISMKDLSVRLDRIGAVNLNHAIYADDITVWCGGG; this comes from the coding sequence ATGGTCGGCTTCAGACCCTCGCTGTCCACTCAAGAAGTCATGCTGCTAATGAGGAGGCAGATAGTCGACGTGGTCGCGAGAGATGTTCGAGGCATCTTGGTGCTGGacatcgccaaggccttcgacacggtcaagCACAGGCACGTCCTCGACTCTGTGACGAGATTGAACCTCGGCGAACGCTTTCACGCGTACGTGAGCTCTTTCCTAAGGGATAGCAAGGCCACGATCAAATTGGGCCAGATCAAGTGGGACGGATACGCGCTGGGAGCCTGCGGCACGCCGCAGGGTGCGGTGTTATCTCCACTGCTCTTCAACATCTCCATGAAAGACCTATCAGTCCGACTCGACCGAATCGGGGCCGTCAATCTCAATCACgctatctacgcggacgacatcaccgtctggtgcGGCGGTGGGTAG